The Catharus ustulatus isolate bCatUst1 chromosome 26, bCatUst1.pri.v2, whole genome shotgun sequence genome has a window encoding:
- the LOC117007553 gene encoding interferon alpha-inducible protein 27-like protein 2A isoform X1, with amino-acid sequence MPKKKPTPGDEPKKETTSDEESGDETTPGASPKDDPGSSPKGRNSPGKKKKVIGAVIGATVGAGVALVGIPLFISALGFTGAGIAAGSIAAKMMSAAAIANGGGVAAGSTVAVLQSVGAAGFSLGTKIGLTSALSTVGGASGFLLSKKARRDKAKKKDKNPCDKPKKK; translated from the exons ATGCCCAAGAAAAAGCCAACTCCTGGTGATGAACCCAAGAAGGAGACAACTTCAGATGAGGAATCCGGGGATGAGACAACTCCTGGTGCCAGTCCCAAGGATGATCCTGGTAGCAGTCCCAAGGGTAGGAATAGTCCAG ggaagaaaaagaaagtcatTGGAGCTGTCATTGGAGCCACAGTGGGAGCAG GAGTGGCACTGGTTGGCATCCCGTTGTTCATCAGCGCACTGGGGTTCACAGGAGCCGGCATCGCCGCTGGCTCCATCGCTGCCAAGATGATGTCAGCAGCTGCCATTGCCAACGGGGGAGGAGTGGCTGCCGGCAGCACCGTGGCCGTGCTGCAGTCGGTCG gagctgcaggtttcTCTCTCGGTACCAAAATTGGGCTGACATCTGCACTGAGCACAGTTGGTGGAGCAAGCGGTTTTTTGCTGTCCAAGAAAGCTCGAAGagacaaagctaaaaaaaaggacaaaaatccaTGTGACAAACCCAAGAAAAAGTAA
- the LOC117007553 gene encoding interferon alpha-inducible protein 27-like protein 2A isoform X2: MPKKKPTPGDEPKKETTSDEESGDETTPGASPKDDPGSSPKGKKKKVIGAVIGATVGAGVALVGIPLFISALGFTGAGIAAGSIAAKMMSAAAIANGGGVAAGSTVAVLQSVGAAGFSLGTKIGLTSALSTVGGASGFLLSKKARRDKAKKKDKNPCDKPKKK, encoded by the exons ATGCCCAAGAAAAAGCCAACTCCTGGTGATGAACCCAAGAAGGAGACAACTTCAGATGAGGAATCCGGGGATGAGACAACTCCTGGTGCCAGTCCCAAGGATGATCCTGGTAGCAGTCCCAAGG ggaagaaaaagaaagtcatTGGAGCTGTCATTGGAGCCACAGTGGGAGCAG GAGTGGCACTGGTTGGCATCCCGTTGTTCATCAGCGCACTGGGGTTCACAGGAGCCGGCATCGCCGCTGGCTCCATCGCTGCCAAGATGATGTCAGCAGCTGCCATTGCCAACGGGGGAGGAGTGGCTGCCGGCAGCACCGTGGCCGTGCTGCAGTCGGTCG gagctgcaggtttcTCTCTCGGTACCAAAATTGGGCTGACATCTGCACTGAGCACAGTTGGTGGAGCAAGCGGTTTTTTGCTGTCCAAGAAAGCTCGAAGagacaaagctaaaaaaaaggacaaaaatccaTGTGACAAACCCAAGAAAAAGTAA